The Zalophus californianus isolate mZalCal1 chromosome 7, mZalCal1.pri.v2, whole genome shotgun sequence genome includes a region encoding these proteins:
- the ENPP4 gene encoding bis(5'-adenosyl)-triphosphatase ENPP4, with protein MKLLVILLFSGLITGCRGNSSHNLPPKLLLVSFDGFRADYLQNYEFPHLQNFIKEGVLVEHVENVFITKTFPNHYSIVTGLYEESHGIVANSMYDVITKKHFSDFDDKDPFWWNEAVPIWVTNQLQENRSSAAAMWPGTDVPIHNTTPSYFMNYSSSVSFEERLNNITMWLMNSNPPVTFATLYWEEPDASGHKYGPEDKENMYRVLKEVDDLIGELVHKLKVLGLWEDLNVIITSDHGMTQCSKDKLINLDLCIDHSSYTLVDLTPVAAILPKINTTEVYNKLKICNPHMNVYLKEDIPARFHYQHNDRIQPIILVADEGWTIVLNKSLPKLGDHGYDNSLSSMHPFLAAHGPAFHKGYKHSTINSVDIYPMMCHILGLKPHPNNGTFGHTKCLLVDQWCINLPEAIGIVIGALLVLTTLTCLIIIMQNRLSVPRPFSRLQLQEDDDDPLIE; from the exons ATGAAGTTATTagtaatacttttattttctggacTTATAACTGGTTGTAGAGGTAACTCTTCCCATAACCTGCCACCCAAGTTACTACTGGTATCCTTTGATGGTTTCAGAGCTGACTATCTACAGAACTATGAATTTCCTCATCTCCAGAATTTTATCAAAGAAGGAGTCCTGGTAGAGCAtgttgaaaatgtctttatcacAAAAACATTTCCAAACCACTACAGTATTGTGACAGGCTTGTATGAAGAAAGCCATGGCATCGTGGCTAATTCCATGTATGATGTAatcacaaagaaacatttttctgacTTTGATGACAAGGATCCTTTTTGGTGGAATGAGGCAGTACCTATTTGGGTGACCAATCAGCTTCAGGAAAACAGATCAAGTGCCGCTGCTATGTGGCCTGGAACAGACGTACCCATTCACAATACCACACCTTCCTATTTTATGAATTATAGCTCTTCAGTGTCATTTGAGGAGAGACTAAATAATATTACCATGTGGCTGATGAATTCGAACCCACCAGTTACCTTTGCAACACTCTATTGGGAAGAGCCAGATGCGAGTGGCCACAAATATGGACCcgaagataaagaaaacatgtaCAGAGTGTTGAAAGAAGTAGATGACCTTATTGGTGAGCTAGTCCACAAACTCAAGGTGCTAGGATTGTGGGAAGATCTCAATGTGATCATTACAAGTGATCATGGGATGACCCAGTGCTCTAAGGACAAACTGATAAACTTGGATCTCTGCATTGATCATTCAAGCTACACTCTTGTAGATTTGACTCCAGTTGCTGCTATACTTCCCAAAATAA aTACAACAGAGGTTTATAACAAACTGAAAATCTGTAACCCTCACATGAATGTTTATCTCAAAGAAGACATTCCTGCCAGATTTCATTACCAACATAATGATCGAATTCAGCCTATTATTTTGGTTGCTGATGAAGGCTGGACAATTGTGTTAAATAAGTCATTACCAAAAT tagGTGACCATGGTTATGATAATTCTTTGTCTAGTATGCATCCATTTCTAGCTGCCCACGGTCCAGCATTCCACAAAGGCTACAAACACAGCACAATTAACAGTGTGGATATTTATCCAATGATGTGCCACATCCTGGGATTAAAACCACATCCCAATAATGGAACCTTTGGTCATACTAAGTGTTTGTTAGTTGACCAGTGGTGCATTAATCTCCCGGAAGCCATTGGAATTGTTATCGGTGCCCTCTTGGTCTTAACCACGCTAACGTGCCTCATTATAATCATGCAGAATAGACTGTCCGTACCCCGTCCATTTTCCCGACTTCAGCTGCAAGAAGACGACGATGATCCTTTAATTGAGTAA